A region from the Pelobates fuscus isolate aPelFus1 chromosome 1, aPelFus1.pri, whole genome shotgun sequence genome encodes:
- the LOC134583245 gene encoding uncharacterized protein C3orf38 homolog — MCSNTLFKSEIAIDAAFSKLTLDILEAKSVPGENLEILALNHDLSPNASKNTLFKSEIAIDAAFSKLTLDILEAKSVPGEHLEILALNHDLSPNASKITVETQPHDELFDTKTFGEEFCKWFYQLLNSHNPQSGTAKGDWGPRHFWDNAILKLIYVTTEKTEEHKGAQMTSQCLLSLVQEEKLMFSPNLDDNGLKCVKSLHGLVVVAIAGIVIRDNSCLDLFQHIFGLVLCPISNNWKIQFVKMKFCGKTSTLDYSMCKPAVEYKTK; from the exons atgtgcAGT aatactcTGTTCAAATCAGAAATTGCCATTGATGCTGCGTTCTCCAAACTCACACTTGATATTCTAGAAGCAAAGTCTGTACCAGGAGAAAATTTAGAAATATTAGCTTTAAACCATGACTTGTCACCCAATGCCAGCAAG aatactcTGTTCAAATCAGAAATTGCCATTGATGCTGCGTTCTCCAAACTCACACTTGATATTCTAGAAGCGAAGTCTGTACCAGGAGAACATTTAGAAATATTAGCTTTAAACCATGACTTGTCACCCAATGCCAGCAAG ATCACTGTAGAAACACAACCACATGATGAGCTGTTTGACACTAAAACATTCGGAGAAGAATTCTGTAAATGGTTCTACCAGCTCCTTAATTCCCATAACCCACAAAGTGGCACAGCAAAAGGTGACTGGGGACCTCGCCATTTTTGGGATAATGCTATTTTAAAGCTTATATACGTCACAACAGAAAAAACAGAGGAGCATAAAGGAGCCCAGATGACAAGTCAATGTTTGCTTTCTTTAGTACAAGAAGAAAAACTGATGTTTAGTCCTAATCTTGATGACAACGGACTAAAATGCGTGAAGTCTCTTCATGGACTGGTGGTTGTAGCCATTGCTGGTATAGTCATCAGAGATAATTCTTGTCTGGATTTATTTCAACATATTTTTGGGCTTGTTCTTTGCCCAATTAGTAACAATTGGAAAATACAATTTGTTAAAATGAAATTCTGTGGAAAAACATCAACATTAGATTATTCTATGTGTAAACCCGCTGttgaatataaaacaaaataa